From the Prochlorococcus marinus CUG1416 genome, the window AGTATGTATTAGGTAATTAATTTGACTAATTTCCTTTTTATACTTATTTGATTCCCTGATATCACAGACCATTAACTTGACTTTTTTATTTTCTTGAACAGAAATTGGCAACTTACTTTTGTCTCTTACCATGAGATAAAGCCTGAATTTTGTGTTTTTTAAAAACCAATTAACTAAATATTGGCCAACACATCCATTCGCACCTGTGATTAATAAGTTTTTATATGCCAAGACTTTGACTAGTAAGTGAGTTTTTTTCCATATTCAAAAAATGTTTGAGCATTTTCTTCTGGAGTCCCAGGTAAAATCCCATGACCCAAATTAAGAATATATTTCCTGTCTTTAATTTTATTGAAAGTATTATCTATCCTTTCTTTTATTGATTCTTTGTTTCCGAATAAAATGCCAGGGTCAACATTACCTTGAATTCCTATCCCACTAGGGATTCTTTTAGAAGCCTCTTCAATATCTACTGTCCAGTCTAATGAAATTATATCTACGCCAGTTTTTGCCATTCTTTCTATTACTCCAGCACTTCCTGAAATGTAAAGAATTACTGGTGTTTCAGGGTATTCCGCTTTTACAATGTCAACAACTTTTTTTTGATAAGGCCCAGCAAAAATATCGTAATCTTGTGGGCTTAGTTGGCCTGCCCATGAATCAAAAATTTGTACTACTTGCGCTCCAGATTTTATTTGATATTTAAGATATTCACCAATAGATTTTGCAAAATGATCAAGAAGTTTATGAAGTAAATCTGGTTCTTTAAAAGCCATTGATTTTATTAAAGAATAATTTTTACTGCTTTTACCTTCAACTACATATGCAGCAAGAGTCCAAGGTGCGCCAACAAAACCTAAAACTGTTGCCTCATTATTCACATCTTTTTTTAGTGAAGAAAGAACTTGCCCAACAAAACTTAAACTCTCACTTGGATTTAATTCTTTTAAATTTTCTATCTGGTTAAGATTTCTTATTGGGTCCTCAATTATTGGACCTTTACTTTCTATTATTTCAAAATTTATGCCCATCCCTGGCAGAGGTGTGAGAATATCTGAAAAAAGGATAACACCATCCGGTTTGAAAGCATGAAAAGGCTGCATTGAAATCTCATATGATAGTTCTGGATTCTCAGACCTCTCTCTAAAGCTTGGGTAACGCTCCCTTAAATCTCTATAGATTTTCATATATCGTCCTGCTTGCCTCATCATCCATACTGGAGGCCTATTTACTTTTTGACCTAATGCGGCAGAAAGTAGTAGTGGTAAATCATGACCCATTTTTCAATTCGATATGTTTTAAAGAAAAATTAAAATTCCAACTTAAAAATCTTACAATGCAAAGCAGAGCAAAAGTGGTATATGAACATTTATATGAAGCACTAAGTTAAATGAGCCTTCTTATTTTTTTGATTGATGCTTGAAGATACTCACGCTTAATGGGGGCAAAGCAAGTTCTAGAGCATTTTGATAATCATGGATATTGTAATTTATAGTTTCTTTACCCCCCATATTTCCTTTGTTACTGCCCCCATATCTAGAGCCATCTGAATTAAATATTTCTTTATAGAATCCTTCTACAGGAACACCTACTTTGTATGAACCATGAGTATTAGGTGTAAAGTTAGCAACAACAACAAGCCACTCATTGGTATCGTTTTCTCTTCTCATGAAACTTATAACCGAATTAGATGTGTCATTACAATCAATCCATTGGAATCCATAAGGATCAAAGTCATTTTTCCATAACGCAGCTTCATTTTTATAAAGTGAGTTTAGGTCATCAATCAAGTTTCTAATACCTTTATGAGGTTCAAATTCTAGTAAATCCCATTGAAGATCATCCCAAACATTCCATTCTTGTCTTTGTCCAAATTCCATTCCCATAAATATTGTTTTTTTACCCGGATGGGTCCACATATAAGTTAGTAAAGCTCGAGTATTTGCATATTTCTTCCAGTCATCACCAGGCATTTTATGTAAAAGATGACTTTTCCCATGGACAACCTCATCATGACTGAGAGCAAGCATAAAGTTCTCTGTATAGTTATATGTTATTGAGAAAGTCACACTATTTTGATGGAATTGTCTGAACCAAGGATCTATCTCAAAATAATCGAGCATATCGTGCATCCAGCCCATATTCCATTTTAAATTAAACCCTAATCCTCCCATGTCCGTTGGTTGGGTTACCATTGGCCAAGTTGTTGATTCTTCAGCAATAGAAAGTGCCCCTGGGAAATGTTGGAAGAGTACATGATTGGCCTGTTGAAGAAATTTAACGGCTTCTGTATTTTCATTCCCACCATTCTCATTAGGTATCCATTCTCCATCTGGTCTTAGATAGTCTCTGTAAAGCATTGAAGCAACAGCATCTACTCGTATGCCATCAATATGAAATTCTTCAAACCAATAAACGAGATTGGCTACTAGGAAATTTCTTACTTCGTTTCTGCTGTAATTAAAGATTAAAGTTCCCCATTCTTTGTGTTCACCAATGCGTGAATCCCCATGTTCATAAAGATGACAACCATCAAAAAATGCCAAACCATGCTTGTCTTTAGGGAAATGCCCAGGTACCCAATCAAGAATTACACCTATGCCCTCTTCATGACATTTATTTACAAATGCTCTAAATTCATTAGGAGTGCCAAATCTACTTGTTGGTGCATACCAGCCTGTAACTTGGTATCCCCAAGAACCATCGAAAGGATGTTCAGATATTGGCATTAGTTCAATATGAGTAAATCCTCTCTCCTTTACATAAGGGATGAGTTTTTCGCTTAATTCTGGATAAGTTAATAATCTTGTCCCGGGTTTTAAATCTGCAGCAGGAACTGGGTCTCTAGGATTCCCATTGTCTTCAAGATATTTATTATCTGTTGATTCATGGAGCCAACTTCCTAAATGCATCTCATAAACTGAAATTGGCTTGTTAATTTGACTAGAGGAATCTCTATTTGTAATCCAAGAACTATCATTCCAATTAAAGTTTTTCAATTTTGAAACTATTGAACCATTTTGAGGTCTGATTTCATGAAGGAAACCATATGGATCAGCTTTCTCATAAATATGACCTTGTTGTGTTCTTATTTCATATTTATATACGTCTCCTTCTTTCATTGTTGGCATGAATAGTTCCCAAATTCCCCCTAATCTTTTTTGCATTGGATGATGTCTTCCATCCCAAGAATTTATATCTCCAATTATCGATATTGATTTTGCATTTGGAGCCCAAATGCAGAACATGACTCCTTTTTGATTCTTATTTTCAATGAGATGTGCTCCCATTTTTTTCCAAATATGATGATGATTACCTTCTGCAAAAAGATGCCTATCAACTTCTCCCATCCACTCTTCTCTATATGACCAAGGGTCATGTTGTGTATGTGTGATCCCTCCTCGTGAAATACTTATTCTATAATTAGAATTTGGATTTTCAGGCAGGATTGCTTCAAAAAGCCATTTATGGTTTATGCTTTCGGCCTTGTAAGTTTTATTTTTAAAATTTATTTTAACTTCGTCCGCTTCAGGCATCCATACCCTTATGACCCATTGTTCTTCATAAAAATGAGGACCTAATATGTTTAATGGATTTTCATTGCAACAATTTTCTAGGTTGATAGCTTCTGAATTAATCCAGTCTGCTTGATTTGTCTCTATCATGACTGGTACATGTTAAGGATTAATAATATCAAATGATTAACCTAAAAAATAATTTTTTCTTAAAAAAAAGGGTTCATTTTCATAAATGTTTTATTAAGGTTAAAACTTAGAGTAATAATTCTATGATTTGCTGAAGGTGCTCCAATATTTCCATCCCCAAATCCAGGATTAACTCCAATAGCGGGATAAGCAGCAGCAGATATTGATAAGCGAAGCTTGCTGCCTTTAATTAAACAAATATTTGTTGGCTGCATTGATATTTGATAAATGCATTCTTCACTTATTTTGGAGTTTTTAACCCTTAAGAATCCAGTTGAGAATTGATTCGCCTTCTCATCACTTTCTTCAACTAGAGATAAAGCAAGGCAGATATCAAAATTGGGCTGATCACTTTTTACAGGGATTTCTAATGTTGGAACTCCTTTGAAATATTGATCTTCTTCAAAAGAATTGGTTTGAAAAACACCTACATCAAGGCGTTTATCAATAATATTTCTATTAAACTTTCCAGGATTTGGACCTAAATGACCACCGTCAGATGGAGTAGGTCTCCATGGGTCATTAACAATTGTGAACCATCCTGATCCTTTTGATTTTATGGTCAGACTTTCATCTTCAATATCTATATTTGCTTTACCATCGCTTTTGAGCCCAAAAATAAATTCAGGTTGAGATTTATTATTTAATTCTTCCCATTTATTTAATGAAATATTCCATATTTTCTTCTCAGTTTTAATATCCATAAAATTAAAAATTTCATCTGATTTTAGATGTTTATCAAAAAATTTTAATAAAGATTCTTGTGATCCCTCCCACCAATTTAGATGCGTCGCATTCCCAATAATTATCTCTGGATTACCGCCAGCTTCTTTAGATTTTTTATAAAGATCAAAGGCACCTTTTAAATGTGGATCCCAAAGTCCTCCAATAATTAACATTGGTTGTTTAATCCATGATGAAATTGGCTTAAATTCTTCAAACGAGCTAGCATTACTTAAATTATTAAGCCATAGCAAAACAAAGCTATTAGGATCATATTTTTTTAAAATATCAATTCCCTCGATTAGATAACTTTTATTTTCTAACGCTAATCTTATCTTCCCCCACTCAGATAAATTATTTTCTCTTTTCATTTTTAATGCAGCGATTTGAAGTCCCCATGCAATATTGTTATGCCACCAATATGCCCCCCCATCTGAGCACCAATGATCTTTAATATTCATCCCAGTCATTGCTGGAGATAAACAATCGGGTGGCATTGAATTTGATTCGCCGATTAGTTGAGTAAATCCTTGATATGAAAAACCATATAAGCCAAGTTTCCCATTGCATTCTTTGAGAGCCCTTACCCAATCGTGTGTTTCTGAAGTATCGCTAGCTTCTTGCTTGAAACCATTAAAAACTCCCTCAGAAGAGCCCATCCCCCTAACATCCTGAATTATTACCATATATCCTTTGGAAGCCCACCATGTAGGGTGAGAATAGGTAATCGTCGACGCTATTTCCCTCCCATAAGGTTGTCTCATTAATAATGCAGGCCATGGCCCATTACCATTAGGTAACCAAATCCTTGATGTAAGTCTGACTCCATCTCTAAGTACTAGAGACTTGTCAAACCATCTTGAATCATACATTTAAGCTTTAGATAATATCTGGACAGTGCAGTCCGATGACGTAAATAGAATAAATCTCTGCATTAACAGGAGTTAACTTATTTTTTTTGGATACATACTGTATAGCTTTATCTGAATTAGCGGAAATACCTTTTGAATTAAACTCTCTAAACTTATTACATATATTTATAGCTTCGTCTGGATTTTTTTTTACACTTTCTAATAAGTTCGATTGACTAAAGACAGGGTATAAAGAGTTTGAAAACAAAAATAAAAAAAATAAAAAAGATTTCATTTTCACTGACTTTTTCTAAATTCTACATTAAATAATTTTTTTAACCAAGATTTCAAATAGATTTGTAGATTTGATTGGCTCTTTTAACCCATTTTTTTAGGACAGCAAAAGTTATTTGTGTCTCAGTTTTCACTCTAAGACTTCTCTCTAATCTCCCGATTTTGCGTTCTAATTCGTAAGGTGTAGTTAGTGATAATGATTTAATAGAAGCAATACCGCAATGTAAAAGTAGATATGCTTCAGGTGGAGAAATGTCAATTTCTTTTTTAAAAATAGCTATAGCTCTAATTTTCTTTAAATTATTTAATGTACATAGTGCGGATTTTCGTTGAACCTCATTTATATCTAAGTCTGAAAGATTACTTAGTTTATCAAAGTTAGTTAGATTATTTTGAATAAAAAAAGCTTTCTCATGTCTAAAATTAGTTGGCAAAAAATCTAAAAAAGTGCTGCTGTTCATTGTTTTCGAAACTAATTCATTTTGACATTTTTTTGAACCTCTCCAATTACCACTGGCTTACTTACACCATCTGAAATTTTTTCAAGTTTCCTTATCTTTATTTTTACGTTCGCACCAGACCTGCTACCTTTCCTGAGGTTTTTCGATAATTGTTCTAAAGTGGGTTCAATAGACTCTTCTGGGAAGTCATCTTCTGCTTTAGCAATAATCAAATCAAACCCGTTATCATAAACAATTGGGACATATTTTGCATCTTCTATCACTACTTTATCGGTATAACTTTGTATAAATGCCCAACTACTTAAAGAAAGTAATAATGAGAAAATGGTTGCTCCTATTATTCGAAATTTAAAACCAAAATTAAATATAAAAGCTGCTACTGTGCAAATAAAAAGGAATATTCCAAAGAATCCAAAGATTTTGGGTGTATTCTCCAATAGTTCAAAAAAAGACATTTAGTGGCCTTGACCTAATTAATTTCTTATATTTTGTAAGCCTACTCTATTTTTGGGTTCTAACTTGAAAAAAATTAGATCTCTAAATTTAAATACAAAAATTCTATTAGGAGGAATTATTTTGTCCTTAGGATTTTTAGGCACCTTTTTATTAAATAATTTTATAAGAGATAATTATAATTCTAGGAAATCAGAACTTGAAGATAGTATTGAGAATTTTATAAATAAAAAGGTTACTTTAGGTAATTATTCCGGTATTAGATTTCTAGGCTTTTCTTTGGGGAATTCAAAAATTATTGATAAAAAAAATATAGATTCTGGCATTAAAACTAAAAATTTATATGTAGGTATTATGCCTTTAAGATCTTTTTTTAAACAAAAATGGGTAGTAAAAATAAGGCCTGAGCAAGCTGAAATTAATATAGATAGAGATTTTTTTAAAAGGGAAAAATCTTATGAAAATGCTCGAATTAAAAAAATATCAAAATCAAAGTATGAATTGAATTTTAAATTTAATAAATATTCAACTCTGAAGCTTAAAAATGCAGGATTAAAAACAAAAGTCAGTGGTAATGTTATTTATAAGTCAAGTAATAGGCAAATCATTGCAAATGTAAAATCAAATTTTGATGATAATGGGTCTTTAAAATTTAAATTGAATACAAAGTTAAATCAAGACTTTTTAAGGCTGGATTTATTTTCTAGGGGCTTAAATCTTGAGAATTCTGAATATGTTATTGGGAATAGAAAAATTAGTTTTAAAAAAGGAAATTTTAAATCTAACTTTAAATTTAATAAATTATCAACTGAAACATTTTGCAAAGGAAGATTTTCTTTTACTAATTTAAAAATTACACCCGAAGCTTTCTCAGAGAATATAAATTCAGATACAACTACTTTTTTTTGTAAAGATAATAATTTAATTGGATATTCAAAAAAACTTAATTATGGAACTTTAACTTCAAATTTTAGTCTTAATGTTCCATTAAATAAAAGTTCTAATAATATTGATCTTAAAGGAAGTATTGGATACATTGATAGTTTGAATCCAGATATAAAATTATCTGGTAATATTCCTTATTGGTTTGATAGAAGAGGTATTAATTTTGGTGATATAGATTCTAGTTTTAGAATAAATAGAACTCAGTTATCTAATCTAAATATTTTCCGAAATAATGATATCAGGGGTTTCATTACTGCTAAAGGAAAATTAAAAGGAAAAATTAGTGATCCTGATATTTCGATAAACTTTAATCTTGATTATCCTCACTATAAAGGTATCCGCATTAGAGAAATATGGGAGGGAGATATAAAAAATGATAATAATGAATTTCTGCTAAATATGAAAAATAGATATTCTCCAATCCCTTCGTTTCTTTCAGTTAAGTTTGATTCTGAGCTTAAATTAGATAACGCAAATTTTGTAAGAGTTTTTAACTCTAATAAAGGGACTATAGCGATAGTCAAAGAGGATGATAGTTACAATTGGAGAGCTGATAATTTTCCTCTTGATGAACTTGAATTGTCTATAAGCAAAAATCAATTTGGTAGAATTAATGGAATTATTAATGGTGCTGGATCAATATCTTCTTATGGGACTTATCTTGATGGGCGACTCGCATGGAGTTTAGGTAAATATAGAAATATTAAGTTAGCGAATTCATTATTTGATTTCAGCTTCAAAAATAATTCTTATTATGTAAGTTCTTCATTGTATCCAATCGATGGAGGCATAATTGAAGTCGAATATGATTCAAATAAAAATAATTTAATCAATTCAGAATTCACCAATATAAGTACCAGTTGGACTATCCTCACAGCGGTTGATATTTTTAACTTTGATAATAAAAAAGGTATTCCAATAAGTAAATCGAATATTTTGGATGATTTGGAAATAAATAAAGTCAATAATTCCTTTAAAGAGAAGATCGATTTTATAAAAAACTTTCTTGAAAATAGTAATGCGCTAGAGGAAAAATTTAATTTGCAGAAATATTTAAGTAAATTCAGAAGTAGATACAATGGAAAAATAACTATTCAGGGCGATAGTCCACTCAATTACAAATTAAATGCAAAATTAAATGGCTATCTTGATGTCTCTGGAGATGATTACAAAAATAATAAAGAGGAATTTTCTATTGATTTGAAAGGAGGATTGTTAACAGGTAAAGGTTCCTTAAACATCGAAAAACTACCACTAAGTGCTGCAAATATCTTTTTGAAAAAACCAAGAGATTTTCTTGGTGGTTTGGATATGAATTTACTTTATGATCTTGATAAAAAATCTTTCTCTAGTGAAATTTCTTCCAATAATTCATCAATAAAAAATAACAAAATATTATTTAATAGAGGACTAATTGAATTTAATAATTCTTTTTTTGATATTGATTTTTCCTTGCTAATAAATGACTCTGATGTACCAATTGATATTAAAGGCTCAATACCTATAAATAAATCAGATAACTTAGATCTAAGATTGATTGGGAATGGGAAATTTATTGAGTTAATAGATATTTTCGCTGATGAATACTTTACCTTTAAAGAAGGTGATGTGAATCTTAGAATGATAATAAAAGGAACCCTAGATAAGCCTATCTTAAATGGATTTGTCGCAATTAAAGATTCTGAAATTGATTTTTATAACAATATAATAAAAGACATTAATAGCCTGATAATTTTTGATTTTGATACTTTAGAGATCAAGAATCTAACAGCACAGGTTGAAGATTCTGGAAATATTTTTATAAGAGGGTCTTTGCCTTTTTATAGTCAAAATGATTTAGAGAAGGCTGAGATTAATTTGAAAACGAACAAATTCACTTTAAAGAAAGATAATTTTAATTTTTTAATAGATTCAAATATCGATTTAAGTGGATCATTTGAAAGTCCTGTTTTGGGTGGATATCTATCTTTTAATAATGGATTTATTAATTTTAATAGCACCAATCAAAATAATAAAAAAGAAGTCAATATTAAACGAAAAGAGGAAAAAAAAGATTGGCCAGAACTTTATTGGAATAACAATAAAAATATTGAAATAATTTCAAATGAAACAATTTTAAATTCCGTTCTTTTAGGAGAAAATTTGCCTAATTATTTGAATGATTTGAGTTTTAATAATCTTAAATTAAAGCTTGGACCAGAATTTAAACTTCAATATTCAGATATAGTTCAAGCTTATTTAGATACCAAATTAGACCTTAATATAAATGGAACTGTAGGAAAAGATTTAAATGCTAGGGGGCTTATTTATCTTAAAAAAGGTAGAGCGAATCTATATACTACCCCGTTTAAACTTGATAAAAATAAAGATAATTATATATTATTTGCATCAAGAAGTGGTGTAGTTCCATTTATTAACTTTTCTTTAGTTAGTAAAGTTCCAGATTCCATAATACCTATACGTGAAAATAATCAGGATTCGAATATTATATCAGCTGATCTTGATGCAGATGAGACTTCAAGTGGTTTTGGAGCGTTTGGAATTGGCAATACAAGGCTTATCAAAATTGAAGCTTCCTACGAAGGATTTCTAGATCAATTATCTTTTGAAGATGAAAATAAAAGAATCCAACTAAGGAGCACTCCAAGTTATAACAGGTCACAAATAATAGGCTTAATTGGAGGTAACTCCGCAAATTTAATAAATAGAGCATTTATTTCTCAACTTAATAATGCGGATGCTTTTAGTGAAAGATTTCAGTTATCTTTATATCCAGCTTTAATAGAAAATAATGATTCTCTTAATAACATTTTTTCTAATGAAAGTTTAGATATAGAAGATGATGGACAATCATCTTCTAATGAGGAATTTTCTTCTCAAGCTTGGGTAGCTGAACTAGGACTTGATATTACGGATGCGATAAATTTTGCCTTTCAAACCGTTCCAGGTAGAGATGACCTTTCACCTACAGGAATTTTGACCTTTCAGGCTAATCCAAACTTAGAATTATTAGGTTCTTATGATGCTAATGGGGATTGGAAAAGTCAAGTTCAATTATTTTTTAGATATTAATTCAGAAAGAAAGTTAGTTTAAAGAATCGTTAATTTGAATTATTATTAAATTAACTAGAAAAAATTATGACCAATATCTTTGAAGTTCCTAAACCAGGTAATGATCTTTTAGAAAAAGCTGATCAAGTTCGTTTGGCATCATTAAAAATAAGTCAGGCTGAAAATCAAATTAGAATTAAAGCCTTAAATTTTATGGCTGATTATCTAGAAAAAAATACTAAAGAAATTTTGGAGGCTAATATTGATGATTATAAAATAGCAGAAAAGAAAGGAATTTCTAAGGCTTTACTTTCTAGATTAAAGTTATCAAAAGAAAAATTAAATACAGGTATTGAAGGAGTAAGAAAAGTTGGAGACTTGGCGGATCCTGTAAATCAAGTTCAAATCAAAAGAGAGCTTTCCAATGGATTGATCCTAGAAAGAAAAACAGTGCCTATTGGCGTTTTAGGGGTTATTTTTGAATCTAGACCGGACGCTGTTATGCAGATTAGTTCTTTAGCAATAAGATCAGGGAATGGAGTAATGCTAAAGGGCGGTAGTGAAGCTAATTTAACAAATACTGCAATAGTCAAGGCATTACAGCAGGGGTTAGATAAATCAGGTCTTGATAAAAATGCAATATGCTTACTTACAAACAGAAAAGATAGTATGTCGATGTTAAGTCTTGAGAAATATATTAATTTAATAATTCCAAGAGGAAGTAATGAATTAGTTAAATTTATTCAAGAGAATACAAGAATTCCTGTGCTAGGTCATGCGGATGGAATTTGTCATTTGTTTATAGATAATGAGGCAAATCTGGAGATGGCTCTATCAGTCTCTTTGGACAGTAAAATTCAATATCCTGCAGCATGTAATGCTATTGAAACTTTATTAGTGCATAAAGATATTGCACCAGTTTTTCTAGAAAAGGCCATACCTTTGTTTAATGCTAATGATGTTAAATTAATTGGAGATAAAAGATCTGTTGAATTAGGGCTAAGTTATGAGGCTAGTCTAGAAGATTGGCAAACTGAATATTTAGATTTAATTTTATCAATAAAAATTGTTGAGAATCTTGATGAGGCAATCTCTCATATTCAAAAATTTAGTTCAAAACATACAGATGGAATAATCACTGAAAATTTAAGTACTGCTAATAAATTTATGAATGTAGTTGATAGTGCAGGTGTTTTTCATAATTGTTCTACTAGGTTTGCAGATGGGTTTAGATATGGATTCGGAGCTGAAGTTGGGATATCTACTCAAACTTTGCCCCCAAGAGGACCTGTAGGCCTAGAGGGTCTAGTTACATATAAATATTTCCTAAAAGGAAATGGGAATATAGTTGATGATTTTTCATCTGGCAAAGCTATCTATACTCATAAGGATCTTTAAGATTTTTGAAGATGGAAACATTTATAAAAATTGAGAAAATTGAACTTTGGGCGAGAGTTGGCGTTCTTGATGAAGAAAGGAATTTAGGACAACTTTTTAGTTTAGATATATTTTTGTGGACTGATTTTGAAAAATGTACTTTAAATGATGACATTAAAAAAACAGTTGATTATTCAAAATTAGTTGAAATTTTAAAAGATCAATCAAAGAAAATATATTGTTTTACAATCGAAAAATACTCAAGCTCAATTTTAGAAATTATTGATGCGGAGTTTAATCTTTCTAAAATTAAAATCATTCTGACAAAATGCAATCCACCAATAACTGGATTTGATGGGAAGGTGTCAATAGTAAGAATTCTTGAAAATAAGTAAAAGTTTTGGAAAAAAGAAATCCTATTATATTGATTCATGGTCTTTGGAATACTTCAAGTATTTTTTCTTCTATTACCTCAAAACTTGATGATATTGGAATTGAATATTTTGCCCCAACTCTTAAGCATTCATATGGAATGACTTCAATTTTTGATTTGACTAATACATTAAATGAATTAATTTTAGAGAAATATGGTTTAGCAAAAGAATTAGATATTTTGGGATTCTCCATGGGAGGGATAATTGGTAGGTATTGGATTCAAAAATTTAATGGTTATAAAAGAACAAGAAGATTTATATCTATAGGTTCTCCTCACAAAGGAACATTAATGGCTCAATTAGTACCTAAATACCCTTTTAGAGGAATATCAGAAATGAAAATAAATAGTAAGTTTTTGATAGAACTGGCAAAGAGTGATTTTTTTCTTGATGATATCGAGTGTATAAATTTCTTTACTCATTGGGATCTAATGGTTTTCCCTGGTTGGTGGACTAATTTAAATTTAGGGAAAAAAATATCAGTAAAAGTCTATAAACATAGAAATCTAGTAAGGAATAAATCTGTGATTGAGAAAATAATCGGTGAAATTATTATTTAGCTCCAGATAGACCCAAATGTCTTACTAAGGAAGCTGTTTGTGGCTCTCTTCCCCTGAATAGTTTGAATATATCTAATGGAGGTAAGCTTCCACCTAAGCTAAGTATTGTATCTTTAAATTTCTTTCCTATTAACTTTAAATTTTCAGTGTTTTCTAGATCAGCTTCTTCGAACATAGAAAAAGCATCAGCACTTAGAACCTCAGCCCATTTATATGAGTAATATCCTGCAGAATATCCGCCCGCAAATATATGGCTAAAACAACAAAGAAATTGATCTTCTGGAATTGGAGCAATAACAGTAGTTTGTTTTGCAATTTCTCTTCTTACTTCATCAGCTGTTTTACCTTCGTTTTTGTCAATACTACTGTGTAATCTGAGGTCTGTAATCGCAAAATGGAGTTGTCTAAGGGTAGCCATACCACAATTAAAAGTTCTATTTCTTAGAAGCTTTTCAAAATTCTCATTGGACAGTTTTTCTCCTGTTTTATAGTGCTTAGCAATATTCAAGAGTGTATTTTTATGAAAACACCAGTTTTCCATAAATTGACTTGGAAGTTCGACTGCATCCCATTCAACATTATTGATGCCAGCTGCTTGAGGAAAATTTACAGTGGTAAGCATGTGTTGAAGACCATGGCCAAATTCATGGAATAGTGTCTGAACTTCTTCAAAACTCATCAAACTAGGTTTGTCTTTTGATGGTGGTGTCTGATTACAAACAAGATAAGCTACCGGTAGGGTCTTTTTGCCAACATTATTTTTATTCAAGCATTCATCCATCCAAGCACCTCCTCTCTTAGATTCTGGACGAGAATAT encodes:
- the hemE gene encoding uroporphyrinogen decarboxylase; translation: MGHDLPLLLSAALGQKVNRPPVWMMRQAGRYMKIYRDLRERYPSFRERSENPELSYEISMQPFHAFKPDGVILFSDILTPLPGMGINFEIIESKGPIIEDPIRNLNQIENLKELNPSESLSFVGQVLSSLKKDVNNEATVLGFVGAPWTLAAYVVEGKSSKNYSLIKSMAFKEPDLLHKLLDHFAKSIGEYLKYQIKSGAQVVQIFDSWAGQLSPQDYDIFAGPYQKKVVDIVKAEYPETPVILYISGSAGVIERMAKTGVDIISLDWTVDIEEASKRIPSGIGIQGNVDPGILFGNKESIKERIDNTFNKIKDRKYILNLGHGILPGTPEENAQTFFEYGKKLTY
- the glgB gene encoding 1,4-alpha-glucan branching protein GlgB, with product MIETNQADWINSEAINLENCCNENPLNILGPHFYEEQWVIRVWMPEADEVKINFKNKTYKAESINHKWLFEAILPENPNSNYRISISRGGITHTQHDPWSYREEWMGEVDRHLFAEGNHHHIWKKMGAHLIENKNQKGVMFCIWAPNAKSISIIGDINSWDGRHHPMQKRLGGIWELFMPTMKEGDVYKYEIRTQQGHIYEKADPYGFLHEIRPQNGSIVSKLKNFNWNDSSWITNRDSSSQINKPISVYEMHLGSWLHESTDNKYLEDNGNPRDPVPAADLKPGTRLLTYPELSEKLIPYVKERGFTHIELMPISEHPFDGSWGYQVTGWYAPTSRFGTPNEFRAFVNKCHEEGIGVILDWVPGHFPKDKHGLAFFDGCHLYEHGDSRIGEHKEWGTLIFNYSRNEVRNFLVANLVYWFEEFHIDGIRVDAVASMLYRDYLRPDGEWIPNENGGNENTEAVKFLQQANHVLFQHFPGALSIAEESTTWPMVTQPTDMGGLGFNLKWNMGWMHDMLDYFEIDPWFRQFHQNSVTFSITYNYTENFMLALSHDEVVHGKSHLLHKMPGDDWKKYANTRALLTYMWTHPGKKTIFMGMEFGQRQEWNVWDDLQWDLLEFEPHKGIRNLIDDLNSLYKNEAALWKNDFDPYGFQWIDCNDTSNSVISFMRRENDTNEWLVVVANFTPNTHGSYKVGVPVEGFYKEIFNSDGSRYGGSNKGNMGGKETINYNIHDYQNALELALPPLSVSIFKHQSKK
- a CDS encoding CocE/NonD family hydrolase, giving the protein MYDSRWFDKSLVLRDGVRLTSRIWLPNGNGPWPALLMRQPYGREIASTITYSHPTWWASKGYMVIIQDVRGMGSSEGVFNGFKQEASDTSETHDWVRALKECNGKLGLYGFSYQGFTQLIGESNSMPPDCLSPAMTGMNIKDHWCSDGGAYWWHNNIAWGLQIAALKMKRENNLSEWGKIRLALENKSYLIEGIDILKKYDPNSFVLLWLNNLSNASSFEEFKPISSWIKQPMLIIGGLWDPHLKGAFDLYKKSKEAGGNPEIIIGNATHLNWWEGSQESLLKFFDKHLKSDEIFNFMDIKTEKKIWNISLNKWEELNNKSQPEFIFGLKSDGKANIDIEDESLTIKSKGSGWFTIVNDPWRPTPSDGGHLGPNPGKFNRNIIDKRLDVGVFQTNSFEEDQYFKGVPTLEIPVKSDQPNFDICLALSLVEESDEKANQFSTGFLRVKNSKISEECIYQISMQPTNICLIKGSKLRLSISAAAYPAIGVNPGFGDGNIGAPSANHRIITLSFNLNKTFMKMNPFF
- a CDS encoding DUF2518 family protein, with the protein product MSFFELLENTPKIFGFFGIFLFICTVAAFIFNFGFKFRIIGATIFSLLLSLSSWAFIQSYTDKVVIEDAKYVPIVYDNGFDLIIAKAEDDFPEESIEPTLEQLSKNLRKGSRSGANVKIKIRKLEKISDGVSKPVVIGEVQKNVKMN
- a CDS encoding DUF4332 domain-containing protein; the encoded protein is MNSSTFLDFLPTNFRHEKAFFIQNNLTNFDKLSNLSDLDINEVQRKSALCTLNNLKKIRAIAIFKKEIDISPPEAYLLLHCGIASIKSLSLTTPYELERKIGRLERSLRVKTETQITFAVLKKWVKRANQIYKSI